One Paenibacillus sp. FSL H7-0737 DNA segment encodes these proteins:
- the pyrH gene encoding UMP kinase yields MEQPVFKRVVLKVSGESLAGQNGYGIDADMIISIAEQIKEVVELGVQVAIVCGGGNIWRGIAGSASGIDRATADYMGMLATVMNSLALQDALEQIDVPTRVQTSISMQQIAEPYIRRRAIRHLEKGRVVIFAAGTGNPFFSTDTTAALRAAEIEAEVILMAKNKVDGVYSADPFKDSTAEKFEQLTYMDVLNKNLGVMDSTASSLCMDNNIPLIVFAITEQGNIKRVVLGEKIGTIVKGSVD; encoded by the coding sequence TTGGAACAGCCGGTATTTAAGAGAGTAGTCCTTAAGGTAAGTGGAGAGTCTTTGGCAGGACAAAACGGATATGGTATTGATGCCGACATGATTATTTCCATCGCTGAACAGATCAAGGAAGTTGTAGAGCTTGGCGTTCAGGTTGCGATTGTTTGTGGTGGAGGTAACATTTGGCGCGGGATCGCTGGTAGTGCAAGTGGCATAGATCGCGCTACTGCAGATTATATGGGCATGCTGGCAACAGTAATGAATTCACTTGCTCTGCAGGATGCATTAGAACAAATCGATGTGCCAACAAGAGTGCAGACTTCGATCTCGATGCAGCAAATTGCTGAACCGTACATTCGTCGTCGTGCGATTCGCCACTTGGAGAAGGGCCGTGTTGTTATTTTTGCAGCAGGCACAGGAAACCCTTTCTTCTCTACAGATACTACTGCAGCACTTAGAGCAGCAGAAATCGAAGCAGAAGTTATTCTGATGGCGAAGAACAAAGTTGATGGTGTATATTCAGCAGATCCGTTTAAAGACAGCACAGCCGAGAAATTTGAACAGCTCACTTACATGGATGTTCTAAACAAAAACCTTGGTGTTATGGATTCCACAGCTTCATCTCTATGCATGGATAATAATATACCGCTCATTGTATTTGCCATTACTGAACAAGGCAATATCAAACGTGTCGTTCTCGGTGAGAAGATCGGGACGATTGTTAAAGGGAGTGTAGATTAA
- the tsf gene encoding translation elongation factor Ts yields the protein MAVDAKAVKELRERTGAGMLDCKKALEEANNDITKAAELLREKGLSAAANKAGRIATEGVVESYIHAGGRIGVLVEINCETDFVGKTDSFKDFARDIAMQIAAANPRYVRREEVPQEDVEKEKEILKAQALNEGKPEKIIEKMVEGRIGKYYEEYCLLEQTFVKDPDKTISQLLNEKISTIGENISIRRFARFELGEGLEKKVDNFVEEVMAQVNN from the coding sequence ATGGCAGTTGATGCAAAAGCAGTAAAAGAACTTCGTGAAAGAACAGGCGCTGGTATGCTTGATTGTAAAAAAGCGCTTGAAGAAGCTAATAACGATATCACTAAAGCGGCTGAATTGCTTCGTGAAAAAGGTTTGTCCGCAGCAGCAAACAAAGCAGGACGTATTGCTACTGAAGGCGTTGTAGAATCTTACATCCACGCTGGCGGCCGTATTGGTGTACTTGTAGAAATCAACTGCGAAACTGACTTTGTAGGTAAAACAGATTCCTTCAAGGATTTTGCTCGCGATATCGCTATGCAAATCGCTGCAGCAAACCCACGTTATGTTCGTCGTGAAGAAGTTCCGCAAGAAGATGTAGAAAAAGAAAAAGAAATCCTGAAAGCTCAAGCTTTGAATGAAGGTAAGCCTGAGAAAATCATTGAAAAAATGGTTGAAGGACGTATTGGTAAATATTACGAAGAATATTGCTTGCTTGAGCAAACCTTCGTTAAAGACCCAGACAAAACGATCTCCCAATTGCTGAACGAAAAAATCAGCACAATCGGAGAAAACATCTCGATCCGTCGTTTTGCTCGTTTTGAACTAGGCGAAGGTTTGGAAAAGAAAGTCGATAACTTTGTTGAAGAAGTTATGGCACAAGTAAATAATTAA
- the rpsB gene encoding 30S ribosomal protein S2, whose product MAVISMKQLLEAGVHFGHQTRRWNPKMDRYIFTERNGIYIIDLQKTVKKVEEAYNFVKSVAGDNGTILFVGTKKQAQDSVKEEAERSGMFFINQRWLGGTLTNFQTIQKRIDRLKKLESWEEDGTFEVLPKKEVILLRKEKDRLEKFLGGIKNMKGLPSALFIIDPRKERIAVAEARKLGIPIVAIVDTNCDPDEIDYVIPGNDDAIRAVKLLTGKMADAVVEAHQGEDTTTA is encoded by the coding sequence ATGGCAGTAATCTCCATGAAACAGCTTCTAGAAGCTGGGGTACACTTCGGTCACCAGACTCGTCGTTGGAACCCAAAGATGGATCGTTATATCTTCACTGAAAGAAACGGAATTTACATTATTGACTTGCAAAAAACAGTCAAGAAGGTAGAAGAAGCTTACAACTTTGTAAAAAGCGTCGCTGGTGACAACGGCACAATCCTGTTCGTAGGAACAAAGAAACAAGCACAAGATTCCGTAAAAGAAGAAGCAGAACGTTCCGGTATGTTCTTCATTAACCAACGTTGGTTGGGCGGAACTCTTACTAACTTCCAAACTATCCAAAAACGTATTGATCGTTTGAAGAAATTGGAATCTTGGGAAGAGGACGGCACTTTCGAAGTTCTACCTAAGAAAGAAGTTATCCTTCTTCGCAAAGAGAAAGATCGTCTTGAGAAATTCTTGGGCGGTATCAAGAACATGAAAGGTCTACCAAGCGCGTTGTTCATCATTGACCCGCGTAAAGAGCGTATTGCAGTTGCAGAAGCTCGCAAATTGGGTATTCCAATCGTAGCTATTGTTGATACTAACTGTGATCCAGACGAAATCGACTACGTAATTCCAGGTAACGACGACGCTATCCGCGCCGTGAAATTGTTGACTGGTAAAATGGCAGACGCTGTTGTTGAAGCTCACCAAGGCGAAGACACAACTACTGCTTAA
- a CDS encoding endolytic transglycosylase MltG produces the protein MMKNRSFLFGLGTGLIAGALLLQLMISGGAAPLTKEQVIQGAEKLNLKVIDESTEPPSDESALEDAVQGGKTDGVNEGSTENVEPSKPTVAASPAPVVSPTVSDNPNKVVPPKEPSTPKEGTIEKPEVTTAPSAVAPDKPKATANAGVVVRIPSGSTLTKTADILEKAEVIKDKASFLKAANQRQINTKIQSGSYTFNKDESLDSILEKLISFQ, from the coding sequence ATGATGAAGAACCGTTCTTTTTTGTTCGGTCTTGGCACAGGGCTAATTGCAGGCGCACTATTACTTCAGTTAATGATATCCGGTGGAGCGGCTCCACTCACCAAGGAACAGGTAATACAAGGTGCTGAGAAATTGAACTTGAAGGTTATCGACGAATCTACTGAACCTCCTTCTGATGAGTCTGCTTTGGAGGACGCTGTTCAAGGTGGGAAGACAGACGGCGTTAATGAGGGAAGTACGGAGAACGTGGAACCTTCTAAGCCTACAGTAGCGGCTTCTCCCGCTCCTGTAGTATCTCCTACAGTATCTGATAACCCTAATAAGGTTGTCCCTCCTAAAGAGCCCTCAACGCCTAAAGAAGGCACAATTGAGAAGCCAGAGGTCACTACTGCACCATCTGCTGTTGCACCTGATAAGCCTAAAGCCACTGCGAATGCAGGGGTTGTTGTTCGTATACCTTCAGGTAGCACACTGACAAAAACAGCAGATATTTTGGAGAAGGCTGAAGTCATTAAGGACAAGGCTAGTTTTCTTAAAGCGGCCAATCAACGCCAGATCAATACGAAGATTCAATCGGGTTCTTATACCTTTAATAAAGACGAGAGTCTAGATTCTATACTAGAAAAATTAATAAGTTTTCAATGA
- a CDS encoding DUF342 domain-containing protein → MIGQNALDQYLSITFSDDKGIAYLQFSKKDENFSCTPTELESFLHSHNIRYGVQRDIVGRICSHPEEFFWSKVAIATGEPAVNGVDGSIMLTVDLEEDRKPLEKADGKVDYKDLVRLRNVLKGKLIARIIPAQPGKHGKTVTGDELAFRAGREAHFKVGKNVLVDNNGTSMYAAIDGLVTLTDSGKINVFPVYEVNGDVDYSTGNIDFVGTVVIRGNVLSGFSVKSAGDIRVVGGVEGAELISGGSIEITGGIIGYNKGHVTAGKNVKVSFIQDGNVTAGEDVIVSQSIMHSNIRAGRDVLCNGAKGLIVGGTVQSGERVVARTIGNTMSTATSIEVGVVPELRNEINELRQSLRQLLENEDKTSKALYLLNQLATNGQLPADKVALRVKLNATKQSHQREEKRIKERVLEIERMLEDTGRARVEVIKTIYGGSKIMIGRYTRFVKDPTERVVFVYSEGDISLTPYN, encoded by the coding sequence TTGATCGGTCAAAATGCTTTGGATCAGTACTTAAGTATTACTTTTTCGGATGACAAAGGGATCGCGTATTTGCAGTTCTCCAAAAAGGATGAGAATTTTTCCTGCACTCCTACAGAATTGGAAAGCTTCCTGCACAGTCACAATATTCGCTACGGGGTCCAGCGTGATATTGTTGGACGTATTTGTAGTCATCCGGAGGAGTTTTTTTGGAGTAAAGTCGCTATTGCTACAGGTGAACCTGCAGTAAATGGAGTCGACGGAAGTATTATGCTTACTGTTGATCTGGAAGAGGATCGCAAGCCGCTTGAAAAAGCGGATGGTAAGGTGGATTATAAGGATTTAGTTCGGCTTCGTAACGTCCTCAAAGGAAAGCTGATAGCTAGAATTATCCCTGCTCAGCCTGGTAAGCATGGTAAGACTGTAACTGGTGATGAGCTTGCTTTCAGAGCTGGAAGGGAAGCTCATTTTAAAGTGGGTAAGAACGTACTCGTTGATAACAATGGAACCTCGATGTATGCCGCAATTGACGGTCTTGTTACTTTAACTGATAGCGGTAAAATCAATGTATTTCCTGTGTATGAAGTGAATGGTGATGTGGACTACAGTACTGGGAACATTGATTTTGTAGGTACCGTTGTTATTCGAGGAAACGTACTTTCAGGATTTTCTGTAAAATCCGCCGGTGATATTCGTGTGGTTGGTGGAGTTGAAGGAGCGGAATTAATCTCTGGAGGATCGATCGAAATTACGGGTGGAATTATCGGCTATAACAAAGGACATGTAACTGCTGGGAAAAATGTTAAGGTCTCTTTCATTCAAGATGGTAATGTAACAGCTGGTGAAGATGTCATTGTATCCCAGAGCATTATGCATTCCAATATACGCGCGGGCAGAGACGTTCTTTGTAATGGGGCTAAGGGATTGATAGTTGGCGGAACTGTACAGTCTGGGGAAAGAGTCGTAGCACGTACCATAGGCAATACCATGTCCACAGCGACTTCTATTGAGGTAGGAGTAGTACCTGAGCTCAGAAATGAGATTAACGAGCTGCGTCAATCACTGCGTCAATTACTTGAAAATGAGGACAAAACGTCTAAAGCGTTGTATCTATTAAATCAATTGGCAACTAATGGTCAACTCCCTGCAGATAAAGTGGCACTTCGCGTTAAATTGAATGCTACCAAACAGTCTCATCAACGTGAGGAAAAAAGAATTAAAGAACGTGTACTAGAGATTGAAAGAATGCTAGAAGATACAGGCAGAGCTAGAGTTGAAGTGATCAAAACGATCTATGGCGGATCCAAAATTATGATCGGTAGATATACACGATTTGTAAAGGACCCCACAGAACGAGTTGTGTTTGTTTATAGTGAAGGTGATATATCCTTAACGCCATACAATTAA
- a CDS encoding FliA/WhiG family RNA polymerase sigma factor: MNERKASQLETDELWEQWKEHSDPEAKKKLIESYLHIVDYVSSRLAVGLPKNVSKDDLASNGVMGLIDAIEKFDYKRGLQFQTYASWRVRGAILDSLRQSDWVPRSVREKAKKIEDAYQQLEQKYLRSVSDEEMSLYLNISVTEFQNMLQDVAVMSLCSLEDPIREEESETRMSILVDDKAKNPDSKVNEFYLREALTKGIEKLTVKERTVVSLLYYEDLSLSEIAEVMSLSPSRISQLHSKAILRLRGTLEKNRDLLMQND, from the coding sequence TTGAACGAGCGTAAAGCTTCTCAATTGGAAACTGACGAGCTATGGGAACAGTGGAAAGAACACAGTGACCCTGAAGCCAAAAAGAAGCTGATAGAGAGTTATCTCCATATTGTTGATTATGTATCCAGCCGTTTGGCTGTGGGATTGCCCAAAAATGTATCTAAAGATGATCTAGCCAGCAATGGAGTAATGGGATTAATTGATGCGATTGAAAAATTCGACTACAAACGGGGATTGCAGTTTCAGACCTATGCTTCCTGGCGCGTACGTGGTGCGATTTTAGATTCCTTACGTCAAAGTGATTGGGTCCCTAGATCTGTGCGAGAAAAAGCTAAAAAAATCGAGGACGCTTATCAGCAGTTGGAACAGAAGTATTTGAGATCCGTTAGTGATGAGGAAATGAGTCTATACCTGAATATTAGTGTAACTGAATTTCAAAATATGTTGCAGGATGTGGCTGTAATGTCACTATGTTCACTGGAAGACCCGATTCGTGAAGAGGAATCAGAGACCCGAATGTCCATACTGGTGGACGATAAAGCTAAGAATCCGGATAGCAAGGTAAATGAGTTCTACTTACGCGAAGCCCTCACCAAAGGTATTGAGAAATTAACGGTGAAAGAACGGACCGTTGTGTCCCTTTTATATTATGAAGATTTATCATTGAGCGAAATCGCAGAGGTCATGTCACTATCTCCTTCACGGATTTCGCAGCTTCATTCCAAGGCTATTTTGCGGCTGAGGGGAACGCTTGAGAAGAATCGCGATCTACTTATGCAGAACGATTAA
- a CDS encoding chemotaxis protein CheD yields MIEEQSIIKVGMADLNIGSQDSLIRTTGLGSCVGLTLFDPGKKLAGMAHVMLPTSEIAREGQLNIAKFADTAVPELLSRLLELGAVRSRIVAKMAGGSQMFAFAGGSDTMRIGPRNVESCKLALENLKIPLIAEDTGGNYGRTIEIACNTGVLFIRSVQKGAKEI; encoded by the coding sequence ATGATTGAAGAACAAAGCATCATTAAAGTAGGGATGGCAGATCTTAACATTGGAAGCCAGGATAGTTTGATTCGTACAACGGGTCTTGGCTCCTGCGTGGGATTGACATTGTTTGACCCTGGAAAAAAACTCGCGGGAATGGCGCATGTGATGCTCCCTACTTCTGAGATTGCTAGGGAAGGGCAATTAAACATCGCTAAGTTTGCAGATACTGCAGTGCCGGAGCTCTTATCCCGTTTGCTGGAGCTTGGTGCGGTTCGGAGTCGGATCGTAGCCAAGATGGCAGGAGGATCACAAATGTTTGCCTTTGCCGGGGGGAGCGACACCATGAGGATCGGGCCTCGTAATGTTGAATCTTGTAAACTTGCTCTTGAGAATTTGAAAATTCCGTTAATTGCGGAAGACACGGGCGGTAATTATGGCCGTACGATAGAAATTGCCTGCAACACTGGTGTATTGTTCATCCGCAGTGTGCAAAAAGGCGCTAAGGAAATATAA
- a CDS encoding chemotaxis protein CheC codes for MDVLKEVGNIGAGNAATALSQLLNKPIDMAVPKVQLLNFEEITDKVGGAEELVYAVFLRVEGEAPGNLFFILSPEAALNLLSRIAGIEILSDQELGEMELSALSEIGNILAGSYLSSLADFTSLSMYPTVPALAMDMAGAILSYGLLQFGQMGDDALLIDTTFFEGKNEIEGQFFLIPDPESFPKIFKSLGVPFEND; via the coding sequence ATGGATGTGCTTAAGGAAGTCGGGAATATTGGAGCTGGGAATGCAGCCACCGCATTATCACAGCTCTTGAATAAGCCGATTGATATGGCTGTTCCCAAGGTACAGCTTCTCAACTTTGAAGAGATAACGGACAAAGTTGGTGGAGCTGAAGAACTAGTATATGCAGTTTTCTTACGTGTGGAGGGAGAAGCTCCGGGCAACCTATTTTTCATTCTTTCCCCGGAAGCCGCTTTGAACTTACTCAGTCGCATTGCAGGCATCGAGATTTTGAGTGACCAAGAACTTGGAGAAATGGAACTTTCCGCGCTGAGTGAAATTGGAAATATATTAGCAGGATCGTACTTATCTTCTCTTGCAGACTTTACCTCACTTTCTATGTATCCAACAGTTCCTGCACTTGCTATGGATATGGCTGGAGCCATCCTAAGCTACGGTTTGCTGCAATTTGGGCAAATGGGTGACGATGCATTGTTGATCGATACTACCTTTTTTGAGGGGAAAAACGAAATTGAAGGGCAATTTTTCCTTATTCCCGATCCGGAATCATTCCCGAAAATCTTCAAATCGCTAGGAGTTCCGTTTGAAAATGATTGA
- a CDS encoding chemotaxis protein CheW, with protein sequence MAEDIKVIVFKLGSEEYGIEVEKVQTIERMMPITRVPKTYSFIKGVINLRGVVIPVIDLRGRFGIEEAEQTDQSRVIIVSVNEMEVGFIVDSANDVIDLNRDSIDTPPDVVGGIKAKYLDGVAKIGEERLLIMLNLSEVLNKNEIVQLESLEG encoded by the coding sequence ATGGCTGAAGATATTAAAGTGATAGTGTTCAAATTAGGCTCAGAGGAATACGGTATCGAAGTTGAGAAGGTACAAACCATTGAGCGCATGATGCCAATAACTCGTGTACCTAAAACGTATTCTTTTATCAAGGGTGTAATTAATTTACGTGGTGTTGTTATCCCTGTGATTGACCTTCGAGGTCGCTTTGGGATCGAAGAGGCGGAGCAAACAGATCAGTCTCGTGTAATTATCGTATCTGTTAATGAAATGGAAGTAGGTTTCATTGTAGATTCAGCAAATGATGTAATAGATTTGAACAGGGATTCTATCGATACACCTCCAGATGTTGTTGGCGGCATCAAAGCGAAGTATTTAGATGGGGTGGCCAAGATAGGTGAAGAGCGCTTGCTGATCATGCTTAATCTGTCAGAAGTGCTTAACAAAAACGAAATCGTTCAATTAGAAAGCCTAGAGGGCTAA
- a CDS encoding chemotaxis protein CheA, translating to MDMNQYLSMFIDESNDHLQSLNESMMGLEANPEDLSIVQVIFRSAHTLKGMAATMGFEDLASLTHQMENVLDLVRNNKLRMQDFIFDTLFKSLDALESMVEDITRGGEGKADVSAIVSSLQAIVRGEIPVEGGAASAANTSDAQAAETPIHLDEFQFSVLEQSIQEGHHALYVDVTIRKDCQLKAVRAYMVFDLLERSGEVVKSFPSVQDIEQEKFDQSFSLYYITQKNADQIQAMIMNLSEIDKVTAVALDQESLKMLGQESAAAVSEVAATATIEETAPAAPVASKPLPTKDEGNKPGATKTGGAPSRTIRVDIERLDVLMNLFSELLIDRVRLEQLASEVQNGDLTETVEHMGRVSGDLQNIVMKLRMVPVDTVFNRFPRMVRDLAKSLDKKVDLIVTGAETELDRTVIDEIGDPLVHLLRNAVDHGIESIADRIAAGKPETGTVHLRAFHSGNHVFIEIEEDGTGIYPEKVLKSAVKKGVITQEQAANMTDDEAYQLLFAPGFSTAEVISDVSGRGVGLDVVKAKISSLGGNVTIYSSPGKGTNFSVQLPLTLSIIAAMLIRLGSEKYAIPLSSIVETGIVKNTQIRTIHGNKMLEFRNSHIPLVSLSRLFSVPDYDESTEEETEIVVVRKGERLVALAVQDFIGQNEIVIKNLGKYLPEIQGISGATILGDGQVALIIDPNAFIK from the coding sequence ATGGACATGAACCAATATTTATCCATGTTTATTGATGAGTCGAATGATCATCTGCAGTCATTGAACGAGAGCATGATGGGGCTGGAAGCGAATCCTGAGGATCTTAGTATCGTACAGGTCATATTCCGCTCTGCGCACACTTTAAAAGGTATGGCAGCGACAATGGGCTTTGAAGATTTGGCTTCACTTACACACCAAATGGAGAATGTGTTAGATCTTGTACGTAATAACAAGCTGCGCATGCAGGATTTCATTTTTGATACGTTATTCAAAAGTTTGGATGCCTTAGAGTCTATGGTTGAGGATATTACTAGAGGTGGCGAAGGTAAAGCAGATGTATCAGCCATTGTCTCATCCCTGCAGGCTATCGTCCGGGGTGAGATTCCAGTTGAAGGCGGAGCAGCCTCTGCTGCTAATACGTCTGATGCACAAGCAGCTGAAACTCCGATACATTTAGATGAGTTCCAATTTTCTGTTCTAGAACAATCGATTCAGGAAGGGCATCATGCATTGTATGTAGATGTAACGATCCGCAAGGATTGCCAACTTAAGGCTGTACGTGCATACATGGTGTTTGATCTGCTCGAACGTTCGGGTGAAGTAGTTAAATCCTTCCCATCTGTTCAAGATATAGAACAAGAGAAATTTGACCAAAGCTTCTCACTCTATTACATAACCCAAAAAAACGCTGATCAGATTCAGGCAATGATTATGAATTTGTCTGAAATTGATAAAGTAACAGCAGTAGCACTAGATCAAGAATCCTTGAAAATGCTTGGTCAAGAATCGGCAGCTGCCGTGTCAGAGGTTGCCGCAACAGCCACTATAGAGGAAACAGCTCCTGCTGCTCCAGTAGCATCTAAACCGTTGCCTACCAAAGATGAAGGTAATAAGCCGGGAGCAACCAAAACTGGAGGAGCGCCTTCACGTACGATCCGCGTAGATATCGAACGCTTAGACGTGCTCATGAATCTATTTAGTGAACTTCTGATCGACAGAGTTCGTTTAGAGCAGCTGGCTTCAGAGGTTCAGAATGGTGATCTTACGGAAACCGTCGAGCATATGGGCAGAGTAAGCGGAGATCTCCAGAATATTGTGATGAAGCTTCGGATGGTTCCAGTAGATACCGTATTTAACCGTTTCCCGCGTATGGTTCGTGATCTAGCTAAGTCTCTGGATAAGAAAGTAGATCTAATTGTAACGGGTGCCGAAACCGAGCTTGACCGGACGGTAATTGATGAAATTGGTGATCCACTTGTGCATTTATTGCGTAATGCGGTTGATCACGGTATTGAATCTATTGCTGATCGTATTGCTGCTGGTAAACCAGAGACTGGGACAGTTCATCTACGTGCTTTCCACAGCGGAAATCATGTCTTCATTGAAATTGAGGAAGATGGAACAGGTATTTACCCAGAGAAGGTTTTGAAGTCTGCTGTGAAAAAAGGCGTGATCACGCAAGAGCAGGCGGCAAATATGACGGATGATGAAGCTTATCAACTACTATTTGCACCAGGGTTCAGCACGGCAGAAGTTATTTCTGATGTCTCAGGTCGTGGCGTAGGACTGGATGTTGTTAAAGCTAAGATTTCTTCACTGGGTGGTAATGTAACAATCTATTCTTCACCAGGTAAAGGAACGAATTTCTCAGTACAGCTGCCACTTACGCTATCCATTATTGCGGCCATGCTTATTCGATTGGGCTCTGAGAAGTACGCCATTCCATTATCCTCTATTGTGGAAACTGGAATCGTGAAGAACACTCAAATCCGTACGATTCATGGCAACAAAATGTTAGAGTTCCGGAATTCTCATATTCCACTAGTCTCTCTTAGTCGTCTATTTTCGGTGCCTGATTATGATGAGAGTACTGAAGAAGAGACAGAGATCGTAGTTGTACGTAAGGGAGAACGTCTTGTGGCCTTGGCTGTACAGGATTTTATTGGTCAGAACGAGATTGTTATCAAGAATCTGGGTAAATATTTACCTGAAATTCAAGGGATATCTGGCGCAACGATACTTGGAGATGGCCAAGTCGCACTTATTATTGATCCGAACGCTTTTATTAAATAA
- a CDS encoding protein-glutamate methylesterase/protein-glutamine glutaminase produces MKPYKVLVVDDSAFMRKIISDLIENDADFQVTATATNGREAIEKINKLRPDLVTMDVEMPEMNGLEALKIIMASDPLPVIMLSGINEEGMKETILALEWGAFDFIRKPSISNSQDITGVGESLREQMKEAMLAREQREARASAFRMPEITPLEPLLPTAPRLLPDKSKAALKSSLKDEEMRKPRGKQPVDSTIPKKATKPIISAKTPLIEKSKPKTKVENKPFPPKPVIESLVEVSTESPGLTPDRMVGSENLHKLVAVGCSTGGPRALKVLLEKIPADFPAPIVIVQHMPPNFTKSLAQRLNTFSPLEVLEAEQGMILRKGAAYIAPGGYHLQVTPTSKGQYAVVLTKEEARNGHRPSVDVLFESLLPLTSLDRHVLLMTGMGSDGARMMKSLYDSGVTSTFAESEETCVVYGMPRSAVELQCVKYVLPLQEIAPRLVQAVK; encoded by the coding sequence ATGAAGCCATATAAAGTTTTGGTTGTTGATGATTCTGCATTTATGCGCAAGATCATTTCCGATTTAATTGAAAATGACGCTGACTTTCAGGTGACGGCAACAGCCACAAATGGTCGCGAGGCTATCGAGAAAATAAATAAACTTCGGCCGGATCTAGTTACTATGGATGTGGAAATGCCGGAGATGAACGGCCTGGAAGCGCTGAAAATAATAATGGCGTCAGATCCGCTGCCAGTGATTATGCTGTCAGGCATCAATGAAGAGGGTATGAAGGAAACCATTCTTGCACTGGAATGGGGCGCTTTTGATTTCATTCGTAAACCTTCAATATCAAATTCCCAGGATATAACGGGCGTAGGGGAATCCCTAAGAGAGCAAATGAAAGAAGCTATGTTGGCTCGAGAGCAACGTGAAGCACGAGCATCTGCTTTTAGGATGCCTGAAATCACGCCTTTAGAGCCATTACTGCCGACTGCACCGAGATTGTTACCGGACAAATCCAAGGCAGCACTTAAATCTTCTCTCAAAGATGAAGAAATGAGAAAACCTCGGGGGAAACAGCCAGTAGATAGTACTATCCCTAAAAAAGCAACCAAACCAATCATCTCTGCTAAAACACCGTTAATCGAAAAGTCTAAACCAAAGACTAAAGTAGAGAATAAACCATTTCCGCCCAAACCGGTGATAGAGTCTTTAGTGGAGGTATCTACTGAGTCTCCGGGACTTACTCCGGATCGAATGGTTGGTAGCGAGAATTTGCACAAATTAGTTGCTGTCGGTTGTTCTACAGGCGGACCTCGTGCACTGAAGGTACTCCTGGAGAAAATTCCAGCGGATTTTCCAGCTCCTATTGTCATTGTGCAGCATATGCCGCCTAACTTTACGAAATCACTAGCCCAGCGTCTGAATACATTCAGTCCGCTAGAAGTGTTAGAAGCAGAGCAGGGGATGATATTACGAAAAGGAGCAGCCTACATTGCGCCTGGAGGCTATCATTTACAGGTTACCCCAACATCTAAAGGGCAATATGCAGTTGTACTCACGAAGGAGGAGGCGCGAAATGGCCACCGACCTTCAGTGGATGTTTTATTCGAATCATTGCTTCCACTCACATCTCTAGATCGGCACGTGTTGCTGATGACAGGGATGGGTAGTGATGGTGCTAGGATGATGAAATCTCTCTATGACTCAGGGGTTACCTCAACATTTGCTGAAAGTGAAGAGACCTGTGTCGTTTACGGGATGCCGCGATCTGCGGTGGAATTGCAGTGCGTCAAATATGTACTGCCTTTGCAAGAAATTGCTCCAAGGCTAGTGCAAGCCGTTAAATAA